The Chlorocebus sabaeus isolate Y175 chromosome 6, mChlSab1.0.hap1, whole genome shotgun sequence genome has a segment encoding these proteins:
- the ZNF615 gene encoding zinc finger protein 615 isoform X2, which translates to MESLTLEDVAVDFTWEEWQLLGPAQKDLYRDVMLENYSNLVAVGYQASKPDALSKLEQGEEPCTTEDEIYTRICCEIRKIDDPLQHHLQNQSIQKSVKQCHEQNMFGNSVNQNKSHLLLKQDPDTFDLHEKPLKSNLSFENHKRSSGLKNSAEFNGDGKSLFHANHKQFYTEMKFPAIAKPINKSQVIKQQRTHDIENAHVCSECGKAFLKLSQFIDHQRVHTGEKPHVCSICGKAFSRKSRLMDHQRTHTGLKHYECTECDKTFLKKSQLNIHQKTHMGEKPYTCSECGKAFIKKCRLIYHQRTHTGEKPHGCSVCGKAFSTKFSLTTHQKTHTGEKPYICSECGKGFIEKRRLTAHLRTHTGEKPFICDKCGKGFTLKNSLITHQQTHTEEKLYTCGECGKGFSMKHCLMVHQRTHTGEKPYKCNECGKGFALKSPLIRHQRTHTGEKPYVCTECRKGFTMKSDLIVHQRTHTAEKPYTCNDCGKGFTVKSRLIVHQRTHTGEKPYVCGECGKGFPAKIRLMGHQRTHTGEKPYICNECGKGFTEKSHLNVHRRTHTGEKPYVCSECGKGLTGKSMLIAHQRTHTGEKPYICNECGKGFTMKSTLGIHQQTHTGEKPYKCNECDKTFRKKTCLIQHQRFHTGKTSFACTECGKFSLRKNDLITHQRIHTGEKPYKCSDCEKAFTTKSGLNVHQRKHTGERPYGCSDCGKAFAHLSILVKHKRIHR; encoded by the exons ATG GAATCCCTAACACTGGAGGATGTGGCTGTGGACTTCACCTGGGAGGAGTGgcagctcctgggccctgctcagAAGGACCTGTACCGGGACGTGATGTTGGAGAACTACAGCAACCTGGTGGCAGTGG GGTATCAAGCCAGCAAACCAGATGCACTATCCAAGTTGGAACAAGGAGAAGAACCTTGCACAACAGAAGATGAAATCTACACTCGAATCTGTTGTG AAATCAGGAAAATTGATGATCCTCTGCAGCATCACTTGCAAAATCAAAGTATTCAGAAGAGTGTGAAACAATGCCATGAACAGAATATGTTTGGAAATAGTGTTAATCAGAACAAAAGTCATCTCCTGCTGAAGCAAGATCCTGATACCTTTGACTTACATGAAAAAcctttaaaatcaaatttaagtTTTGAAAACCATAAAAGGAGCTCTGGCCTAAAGAACTCTGCTGAGTTTAATGGAGATGGGAAATCCCTTTTTCATGCTAACCATAAACAATTTTATACTGAAATGAAGTTTCCTGCAATTGCAAAACCTATTAATAAGTCCCAGGTCATTAAGCAACAGAGAACTCATGACATAGAGAATGCCCATGTatgcagtgaatgtgggaaagccttcctCAAGTTGTCTCAGTTTATTGATCATCagagagttcacactggagaaaaacctCATGTATGCAGTATATGTGGGAAAGCTTTCTCCAGAAAATCTAGGCTAATGGACCATCAGAGAACTCATACAGGACTGAAACATTATGAATGCACTGAATGTGACAAAACTTTCCTCAAGAAATCACAGCTCAATATACATCAGAAAACTCATATGGGAGAGAAACCTTACACATGtagtgaatgtgggaaagccttcatcAAGAAGTGTCGGCTCATTTATCATCAACGaactcatacaggagagaaacctcATGGATGCAGTGTATGTGGGAAGGCCTTCTCTACAAAGTTCAGTCTCACTACACATCAGAAAACTCATACAGGAGAAAAACCTTATATATGTAGTGAATGTGGAAAAGGCTTCATTGAGAAGAGGCGTCTTACTGCACATCTTCGAActcatactggtgagaaaccctTTATATGCGATAAATGTGGGAAAGGCTTCACCttgaagaacagtcttatcacaCATCAGCAAACTCATACAGAAGAGAAATTATATACATGTGGTGAATGTGGAAAAGGCTTTTCAATGAAGCACTGTCTCATGGTACATCAAcgaactcatactggagagaaaccttataaaTGCAATGAGTGTGGAAAGGGCTTTGCCTTAAAGAGCCCACTCATCAGACATCAGCGAacacatactggagagaaaccctatgtaTGTACCGAATGTCGAAAAGGTTTCACCATGAAGAGTGACCTCATTGTACATCAACGAACTCATACTGCGGAGAAGCCATATACATGCAATGATTGTGGAAAAGGTTTCACTGTGAAGAGCCGCCTTATTGTGCATCAGCGaactcatactggagaaaaaccctatgtaTGTGGTGAGTGTGGAAAAGGCTTTCCAGCAAAGATCCGGCTAATGGGACATCAACGaactcatacaggagagaaaccttatATTTGCAATGAGTGTGGAAAAGGCTTCACTGAGAAGAGTCATCTCAATGTACATCGGCGCactcatacaggagagaaaccctatgtaTGCAGTGAATGTGGCAAAGGCTTAACTGGCAAAAGCATGCTCATTGCACATCAGCGAACTCATACTGGGGAGAAACCTTATATATGCAATGAATGTGGAAAGGGCTTCACCATGAAGAGTACTCTTGGTATACATCAGCaaactcatactggagagaagccatACAAATGCAATGAATGTGATAAAACCTTCAGGAAGAAGACATGCCTCATACAACATCAGCGATTTCACACAGGAAAGACTTCCTTTGCATGCACTGAATGTGGAAAATTCTCTTTGCGCAAAAATGATCTTATTacacatcagagaattcacacgggagagaaaccatacaaatgCAGTGACTGCGAGAAAGCCTTCACTACAAAGTCAGGGCTCAATGTTCatcaaagaaaacatacaggagAGAGGCCCTATGGATGTAGCGATTGTGGGAAAGCTTTTGCCCACTTGTCTATCCTTGTTAAACACAAGAGAATTCACAGGTAG
- the ZNF615 gene encoding zinc finger protein 615 isoform X1, with the protein MMQAQESLTLEDVAVDFTWEEWQLLGPAQKDLYRDVMLENYSNLVAVGYQASKPDALSKLEQGEEPCTTEDEIYTRICCEIRKIDDPLQHHLQNQSIQKSVKQCHEQNMFGNSVNQNKSHLLLKQDPDTFDLHEKPLKSNLSFENHKRSSGLKNSAEFNGDGKSLFHANHKQFYTEMKFPAIAKPINKSQVIKQQRTHDIENAHVCSECGKAFLKLSQFIDHQRVHTGEKPHVCSICGKAFSRKSRLMDHQRTHTGLKHYECTECDKTFLKKSQLNIHQKTHMGEKPYTCSECGKAFIKKCRLIYHQRTHTGEKPHGCSVCGKAFSTKFSLTTHQKTHTGEKPYICSECGKGFIEKRRLTAHLRTHTGEKPFICDKCGKGFTLKNSLITHQQTHTEEKLYTCGECGKGFSMKHCLMVHQRTHTGEKPYKCNECGKGFALKSPLIRHQRTHTGEKPYVCTECRKGFTMKSDLIVHQRTHTAEKPYTCNDCGKGFTVKSRLIVHQRTHTGEKPYVCGECGKGFPAKIRLMGHQRTHTGEKPYICNECGKGFTEKSHLNVHRRTHTGEKPYVCSECGKGLTGKSMLIAHQRTHTGEKPYICNECGKGFTMKSTLGIHQQTHTGEKPYKCNECDKTFRKKTCLIQHQRFHTGKTSFACTECGKFSLRKNDLITHQRIHTGEKPYKCSDCEKAFTTKSGLNVHQRKHTGERPYGCSDCGKAFAHLSILVKHKRIHR; encoded by the exons ATGATGCAGGCCCAG GAATCCCTAACACTGGAGGATGTGGCTGTGGACTTCACCTGGGAGGAGTGgcagctcctgggccctgctcagAAGGACCTGTACCGGGACGTGATGTTGGAGAACTACAGCAACCTGGTGGCAGTGG GGTATCAAGCCAGCAAACCAGATGCACTATCCAAGTTGGAACAAGGAGAAGAACCTTGCACAACAGAAGATGAAATCTACACTCGAATCTGTTGTG AAATCAGGAAAATTGATGATCCTCTGCAGCATCACTTGCAAAATCAAAGTATTCAGAAGAGTGTGAAACAATGCCATGAACAGAATATGTTTGGAAATAGTGTTAATCAGAACAAAAGTCATCTCCTGCTGAAGCAAGATCCTGATACCTTTGACTTACATGAAAAAcctttaaaatcaaatttaagtTTTGAAAACCATAAAAGGAGCTCTGGCCTAAAGAACTCTGCTGAGTTTAATGGAGATGGGAAATCCCTTTTTCATGCTAACCATAAACAATTTTATACTGAAATGAAGTTTCCTGCAATTGCAAAACCTATTAATAAGTCCCAGGTCATTAAGCAACAGAGAACTCATGACATAGAGAATGCCCATGTatgcagtgaatgtgggaaagccttcctCAAGTTGTCTCAGTTTATTGATCATCagagagttcacactggagaaaaacctCATGTATGCAGTATATGTGGGAAAGCTTTCTCCAGAAAATCTAGGCTAATGGACCATCAGAGAACTCATACAGGACTGAAACATTATGAATGCACTGAATGTGACAAAACTTTCCTCAAGAAATCACAGCTCAATATACATCAGAAAACTCATATGGGAGAGAAACCTTACACATGtagtgaatgtgggaaagccttcatcAAGAAGTGTCGGCTCATTTATCATCAACGaactcatacaggagagaaacctcATGGATGCAGTGTATGTGGGAAGGCCTTCTCTACAAAGTTCAGTCTCACTACACATCAGAAAACTCATACAGGAGAAAAACCTTATATATGTAGTGAATGTGGAAAAGGCTTCATTGAGAAGAGGCGTCTTACTGCACATCTTCGAActcatactggtgagaaaccctTTATATGCGATAAATGTGGGAAAGGCTTCACCttgaagaacagtcttatcacaCATCAGCAAACTCATACAGAAGAGAAATTATATACATGTGGTGAATGTGGAAAAGGCTTTTCAATGAAGCACTGTCTCATGGTACATCAAcgaactcatactggagagaaaccttataaaTGCAATGAGTGTGGAAAGGGCTTTGCCTTAAAGAGCCCACTCATCAGACATCAGCGAacacatactggagagaaaccctatgtaTGTACCGAATGTCGAAAAGGTTTCACCATGAAGAGTGACCTCATTGTACATCAACGAACTCATACTGCGGAGAAGCCATATACATGCAATGATTGTGGAAAAGGTTTCACTGTGAAGAGCCGCCTTATTGTGCATCAGCGaactcatactggagaaaaaccctatgtaTGTGGTGAGTGTGGAAAAGGCTTTCCAGCAAAGATCCGGCTAATGGGACATCAACGaactcatacaggagagaaaccttatATTTGCAATGAGTGTGGAAAAGGCTTCACTGAGAAGAGTCATCTCAATGTACATCGGCGCactcatacaggagagaaaccctatgtaTGCAGTGAATGTGGCAAAGGCTTAACTGGCAAAAGCATGCTCATTGCACATCAGCGAACTCATACTGGGGAGAAACCTTATATATGCAATGAATGTGGAAAGGGCTTCACCATGAAGAGTACTCTTGGTATACATCAGCaaactcatactggagagaagccatACAAATGCAATGAATGTGATAAAACCTTCAGGAAGAAGACATGCCTCATACAACATCAGCGATTTCACACAGGAAAGACTTCCTTTGCATGCACTGAATGTGGAAAATTCTCTTTGCGCAAAAATGATCTTATTacacatcagagaattcacacgggagagaaaccatacaaatgCAGTGACTGCGAGAAAGCCTTCACTACAAAGTCAGGGCTCAATGTTCatcaaagaaaacatacaggagAGAGGCCCTATGGATGTAGCGATTGTGGGAAAGCTTTTGCCCACTTGTCTATCCTTGTTAAACACAAGAGAATTCACAGGTAG